One Nocardioides dongkuii genomic window, CCCACCAGCTCACCCAGAAGCTCGCCGCCCGCGGCCTGGAGAGCGGCAGCACCGGCAGCGGCGGCGGGGCCACCGAGCTGCACTCCATCCCGCGCAGCGAGCTGCCGATCGTCGGCCCGCTCATGGCCGAGTCCTACGGGTACGCCTTCTGGGTCGCGTTCGCCCTCACCGCGCTGATCATCCTCCCGGCCCTGTTGCTGCCCCGGCACCTGCACGGCCAGGAGGCCGGGGGACGACGGGCCGCCTCGCGGCGCGCGGACGACGTGTGACCCTCGCCGGCGGCCGGTAGAATCGGCGTCGTCCACCCCCTGTCATCCGTGACCGGGGGCTGTCGTGTTGACCGGTCGCGCTGACCGGCACCCTGCCGACGTTCTCGAGGAGCACCGTGTCCCACCCCCGCTCGGCCGCGCTCGCCGCCCTGGCCGACGCCGTCCTCGCCGACCCGACGCTGGCGGCGGCGCTCGACGACGCACGCGGTGCGCTCGTCCCGTCGCTCGACCTGACCGCGCCCGAGGCGATGCGTCCCTTCGTCGTGGCGGGCCTGGTCCGCGCCGGGCGCACGGTGCTCGCGGTGACGGCGACGTCCCGCGAGGCCGAGGACCTGACGGCCGCGCTCGCCGACCTCGTCGACCCCGACACGGTCGCCTACTACCCGAGCTGGGAGACGCTGCCCCACGAGCGGCTCAGCCCCCGCAGCGACACGGTCGGGCGCCGGCTCGCCGTGCTCCGCCGGCTGGCGCACCCGGGGGTCTCGACGAGCTCGACCGCCGGACCCGTCAACGGGCCGCTGCAGGTCGTGGTCGCACCGGTCCGCTCGCTCCTCCAGCCGCAGGTCAAGGGGCTCGGCGAGCTCGAGCCGGTCGAGCTGGTGCCCGGCCAGACCGCGGCGCTCGACGACGTCGTACGGCGGCTCGCGGACGCGGCGTACTCCCGCGTCGACCTCGTCGAGCGGCGTGGCGAGTTCGCGGTCCGCGGCGGCATCGTCGACGTCTTCCCGCCGACCGAGGAGCACCCGCTGCGCGTGGAGTTCTGGGGCGACGACGTCGAGGACATCCGCTCCTTCCAGGTCGCCGACCAGCGCACCCACGAGGCCGTCGACCGGCTCTGGGCGCCGCCGTGCCGCGAGCTGCTGCTCACCGACGAGGTACGCCGCCGCGCGGCCGCGCTGGGCGCCGCGCACCCGCAGCTGCTCGAGCTCACCGACAAGATCGCCTCCGGCATCGCGGTCGAGGGCATGGAGTCGCTGGCCCCCGTGCTCGTCGACGAGATGGAGCTGCTGGTCGACCTGCTGCCCGCGGACACCCACGTCCTGGTCCTCGACCCCGAGCGCGCCCGCGGCCGCGCGCACGACCTGGTCGCGACCAGCGAGGAGTTCCTCGGCGCCAGCTGGGCGGCCGCGGCCAGCGGCGGCACCGCGCCCATCGACCTCGACGCCGCGTCGTACCGCAGCCTCGGCGAGGTCCGCGACCACGCCCTGGCCCAGTCCAAGGCGTGGTGGACGGTCAGCCCGTTCGGCATCGACTCCGAGGAGTCGCCGGCCGGCGGCGAGGACGGCGTCCCGAGCCGCACGCTGCCGATGAAGCCGGTCGACGCCTACCGCGGCGACGTCGACCGCGCCACCAAGGACCTCGACACCTGGCGCCAGGAGGGCTACCGGACGCTGGTCCTGCACCAGGGCCACGGGCCGGCGCAGCGGATGGTCGAGGCGCTCGGCGAGCGCGACGTCCCCGCCGCCCTCGACGGTGACCTGGCCCCGGGGCTGGTCACCGTCACCTGCGGCGCGCTCACCCAGGGCTTCGTCGACGACACCAACCGGGTCGCGCTGCTCACCGGGGAGGACATCTCCGGGCAGCGGTCCTCCACGCGCGACATGCGCAAGATGCCGGCGCGGCGCAAGAAGCAGATCGACCCGCTGGAGCTGAAGTCCGGTGACTACGTCGTCCACGAGCAGCACGGCGTCGGCCGGTTCGTCGAGATGAAGCAGCGCGAGGTCGGGGGAGCGGTGCGCGAGTACCTCGTCCTCGAGTACGGCGCGTCCAAGCGCGGCGGCCCGCCCGACCGGCTCTACGTGCCGGCCGACGCGCTCGACCAGGTGACCCGGTACGTCGGCGGCGAGCAGCCCTCGCTCGACCGGCTCGGCGGCGGCGACTGGGCGAAGCGGAAGGGCCGGGCCCGCAAGGCGGTGCGCGAGATCGCGGCCGAGCTGATCAAGCTGTACGCCGCGCGCCAGGCCACCCAGGGCTACGCCTTCGGCCCCGACACCCCGTGGCAGCGCGAGCTCGAGGACGCGTTCCCGTTCCAGGAGACCCCCGACCAGCTGACCACGGTCGAGGAGGTCAAGAGCGACATGCGCCAGGTCGTGCCGATGGACCGGCTGGTCTGCGGCGACGTGGGCTACGGCAAGACCGAGATCGCGGTGCGCGCGGCGTTCAAGGCGGTCCAGGACGGCAAGCAGGTCGCCGTCCTGGTGCCGACGACGCTGCTGGTGACCCAGCACCTCAGCACGTTCTCCGAGCGGATGAGCGGCTTCCCCGTCGTCCTCAAGGGGCTGAGCCGGTTCCAGACCCCCAAGGAGGCCGCGGCGGTGGCCGCCGGGATGGCGGACGGGTCGGTCGACATCGTCGTGGGCACCCACCGGCTGCTCAGCCCGGACACCCGGTTCAAGGACCTCGGGCTGATCATCGTCGACGAGGAGCAGCGCTTCGGCGTCGAGCACAAGGAGCAGATGAAGCGGCTGCGCACCTCCGTCGACGTGCTGTCGATGAGCGCGACGCCGATCCCGCGCACCCTGGAGATGGCGATCACCGGCATCCGCGAGATGTCCACGATCACCACCCCGCCCGAGGAGCGGCACCCGGTGCTGACCTACGTCGGCGCCTACGAGGACCGGCAGATCGTCGCCGCCGTACGCCGCGAGCTGCTGCGCGAGGGTCAGGTCTTCTACATCCACAACCGGGTGAACTCGATCGAGAAGGCCGCGGCGCGGATCAAGGAGCTGGTGCCGGAGGCCCGGGTGGCGACCGCCCACGGGCAGATGGGCGAGCACCAGCTCGAGCAGGTGATGCTGGACTTCTGGGAGAAGCGCTTCGACGTGCTGGTGTGCACGACCATCGTCGAGTCGGGCCTGGACGTCTCCAACGCCAACACGATGATCATCGAGCGCGCCGACACCCTCGGCCTCTCCCAGCTGCACCAGCTGCGCGGCCGCGTCGGGCGCTCCCGGGAGCGGGCCTACGCCTACTTCCTCTACCCGTCGGAGAAGCCGCTGACCGAGACCGCCCACGAGCGGCTCGCGACCCTGGCGCAGCACTCCGACCTCGGCGGCGGCATGGCGATCGCGATGAAGGACCTCGAGATCCGCGGCGCCGGCAACCTGCTCGGCGGCGAGCAGTCCGGGCACATCGCCGACGTCGGCTTCGACCTCTACGTCCGGCTGGTCGGCGAGGCGGTCCACGAGTTCAAGGGCGACGCCGAGCCCGAGCTCAACGAGGTGCGCATCGAGCTCCCCGTCGACGCCCACCTCCCGCACGACTACATCTCCTCCGAGCGGCTCCGGCTCGAGATGTACAAGCGGCTCGCCGAGGTCCGCACCGACGAGGACGTCGACGTGCTGCGCGAGGAGATGGTCGACCGGTACGGCGCGCCGCCGCAGGTGGTCGAGTCGCTGCTGCTGGTCGCGCGGTTCCGCGCCCGGGCCCGCCTCGCCGGGGTCGGCGAGGTGACGGTCGCGGGCAAGAACGTCCGGTTCGCGCCGGTGAGCCTGCCGGAGTCGCGCGTCGTACGGCTGCAGCGGCTCTACCCGAAGTCGATCGTGAAGACCCAGCTCGACACCATCCTGGTGCCGCGGCCGCAGACGGCCCCGGTGGGCGGGCGTCCGATCGACGGCGTGGCCCTGCTTGAATGGGCGCGGCGTGTGATCGACGCCATCATCGACCCCGACAACGCCGTACCGCCCAAGGAGTCCCCGTGAGCCTGCGCCGCCCGCTGACCGCCGTCCTGGCCGCGTCCGCCCTCGTGGGGTCCGGGCTGCTCTCCGGCTGCGGCGTCAGCGGCACCCAGTTCTACCCGGGCGAGGCGGCGCGCATCGACGGCGACGTGATCACGGTCGGGGAGGTCGACGAGGCGGCGGCCGGCATGTGCGAGGTGCTCACCACCGACCCGCGGCTCGAGGGCCAGGTCTTCTCCGGCGCGACCATCCGCAACGCCGCCGAGCGGGGCCTGGTGCTCCGGCAGATCGGCGTGGAGCTGCTCGACGAGTACGACATCGAGACCATCCCCGACGACATCGATGACGGCGCCAACGCCATCCGCGACAACTACCGCGACGCCGACGAGGGGGCCATCGAGGCCGCGCTGCCGGCGTTCACCGGCGACCAGTTCCTCTTCGGCGTGCTGCTCCTGATCGGGCGCGACGAGGTCGGCGAGGAGGCGTCCGAGGAGGAGGCCGTCGCCGCGGGCGTCCAGCGCGCCCAGGTGTGGCAGGAGTCCGCCGACATCGAGATCAACCCCGCCTTCGACGCCATCGAGATCGGCGACGAGCAGGTGCTCACGAGCCGCGACGACGTCTCCGTCGCGGTCAGCGACTTCGCCGTGTCCGCGGCCACCGACGTGGACGGCGGCGCGGCCGACCTGCCCGAGTCGCAGCGCTGCGGCCGCTGACGGTCGCGCCCCGGCGTCCATGAGCCCCGAGCCGCCCGAGCCGCTCCTCGAGTTCCGCGAGGTGATGCGGCGGCTGCGCGCGGAGTGCCCGTGGAAGGCCGAGCAGACGCACCGCTCGCTGGTCCGCTACCTGCTCGAGGAGACCCACGAGACGGTCGAGGCGATCGAGTCCGGCGACCCCGCCCACCTGCGCGAGGAGCTCGGGGACCTGCTGCTGCAGGTCTACTTCCACGCCGCGGTCGCCGAGGAGTCCGGCGCGTTCACGATCGACGACGTCGCGGCCGGGATCACCGAGAAGATGGTCCGCCGCAACCCGCACGTCTTCGCGCCGTCGGGGGAGGGACCCGGCGACGCCGCCGCCGTCAACGACGCCTGGCAGGCGATCAAGGCCACCGAGAAGGACCGCACGTCGGTCACCGACGGCCTGCCCGCCTCGCTCCCCGCCCTGCTGTACGCCGACAAGGTGCTCGACCGGCTCGCCCGCGCCGGCACCCCGGTCGAGCCCGCCGGCGACGACCTCGGCGACCGGCTCCTCGCCCTCGTCGCCGAGGCCCGCGCCGCCGGCGTCGACCCCGAGCAGGCCCTCCGCGACACCGTCCGCCGCCTCACCACCTGACCCCCCTCGCCCCTTCTTCTTCGCCGAGTCGGCGCTTGTGTCCGCCTTCTCCCCAGGTCCGCTGTGGAGAACCCGAGCACAAGCGCCGACTCGGCGAGCCTGCGGGACGTGCGTGTGCGTGCCCGGACGTCATACGGGTTGGCGGCGGTGGCGACCAGGTCGTACGACGTCCTGCGGGACGTCAGACGAAGCGGTGGCGATCGCGACCAGCTCGTATGACGTCCCGCGCGTCCCGGGCGGGCGCGGCCTGCGCGCAACGCCGGTGGGGGCGGTCTAGGCTGGCGGCGCACCCGTC contains:
- the mfd gene encoding transcription-repair coupling factor translates to MSHPRSAALAALADAVLADPTLAAALDDARGALVPSLDLTAPEAMRPFVVAGLVRAGRTVLAVTATSREAEDLTAALADLVDPDTVAYYPSWETLPHERLSPRSDTVGRRLAVLRRLAHPGVSTSSTAGPVNGPLQVVVAPVRSLLQPQVKGLGELEPVELVPGQTAALDDVVRRLADAAYSRVDLVERRGEFAVRGGIVDVFPPTEEHPLRVEFWGDDVEDIRSFQVADQRTHEAVDRLWAPPCRELLLTDEVRRRAAALGAAHPQLLELTDKIASGIAVEGMESLAPVLVDEMELLVDLLPADTHVLVLDPERARGRAHDLVATSEEFLGASWAAAASGGTAPIDLDAASYRSLGEVRDHALAQSKAWWTVSPFGIDSEESPAGGEDGVPSRTLPMKPVDAYRGDVDRATKDLDTWRQEGYRTLVLHQGHGPAQRMVEALGERDVPAALDGDLAPGLVTVTCGALTQGFVDDTNRVALLTGEDISGQRSSTRDMRKMPARRKKQIDPLELKSGDYVVHEQHGVGRFVEMKQREVGGAVREYLVLEYGASKRGGPPDRLYVPADALDQVTRYVGGEQPSLDRLGGGDWAKRKGRARKAVREIAAELIKLYAARQATQGYAFGPDTPWQRELEDAFPFQETPDQLTTVEEVKSDMRQVVPMDRLVCGDVGYGKTEIAVRAAFKAVQDGKQVAVLVPTTLLVTQHLSTFSERMSGFPVVLKGLSRFQTPKEAAAVAAGMADGSVDIVVGTHRLLSPDTRFKDLGLIIVDEEQRFGVEHKEQMKRLRTSVDVLSMSATPIPRTLEMAITGIREMSTITTPPEERHPVLTYVGAYEDRQIVAAVRRELLREGQVFYIHNRVNSIEKAAARIKELVPEARVATAHGQMGEHQLEQVMLDFWEKRFDVLVCTTIVESGLDVSNANTMIIERADTLGLSQLHQLRGRVGRSRERAYAYFLYPSEKPLTETAHERLATLAQHSDLGGGMAIAMKDLEIRGAGNLLGGEQSGHIADVGFDLYVRLVGEAVHEFKGDAEPELNEVRIELPVDAHLPHDYISSERLRLEMYKRLAEVRTDEDVDVLREEMVDRYGAPPQVVESLLLVARFRARARLAGVGEVTVAGKNVRFAPVSLPESRVVRLQRLYPKSIVKTQLDTILVPRPQTAPVGGRPIDGVALLEWARRVIDAIIDPDNAVPPKESP
- a CDS encoding MazG family protein, with amino-acid sequence MSPEPPEPLLEFREVMRRLRAECPWKAEQTHRSLVRYLLEETHETVEAIESGDPAHLREELGDLLLQVYFHAAVAEESGAFTIDDVAAGITEKMVRRNPHVFAPSGEGPGDAAAVNDAWQAIKATEKDRTSVTDGLPASLPALLYADKVLDRLARAGTPVEPAGDDLGDRLLALVAEARAAGVDPEQALRDTVRRLTT